In a single window of the Coffea eugenioides isolate CCC68of chromosome 3, Ceug_1.0, whole genome shotgun sequence genome:
- the LOC113766751 gene encoding BURP domain-containing protein 16-like, giving the protein MASSTFAIVLFVIALTFPTSHFAAHISSSSFTALNQLKYWSENVQGTMPGNLLSKLSPLSKEQDEHFTSLVSKKNLPFDANLCSLANLACLSKARVDSFLDKNNYGYGRISPNVVLHVDPFSFFRLSLLKQGNMVHLSSLENQLPQQSFLPSQTASKISVTENDLRKLFPQSFESPQTKDAIQYTLIYCNTPALKEEPQSCAKSLEEMIEFSKTAIGDKNMVALASKNTEGSRKELMVGRVEKLKYGKTVACHQLFLPFATYFCHLLSNIEVYAVDVVEPRTKVPVNTVTVVCHMDTSGWSPDHVALKILKTSPGQSEACHWMSQSDLIFISQGKN; this is encoded by the coding sequence ATGGCCTCTTCAACGTTTGCTATCGTTCTCTTTGTCATTGCCCTCACGTTTCCTACGTCCCATTTTGCTGCACAcatttcatcttcttcattcACTGCATTGAATCAGCTCAAATATTGGTCAGAAAATGTCCAAGGCACCATGCCTGGAAATCTTCTGTCCAAACTATCTCCACTGAGCAAGGAACAAGATGAACATTTCACTTCATTAGTGTCCAAGAAAAATCTTCCATTTGATGCAAATCTTTGCTCTCTTGCAAACCTAGCTTGTTTATCCAAAGCACGTGTTGATAGTTTCTTGGACAAGAATAATTACGGCTATGGCAGAATTAGCCCAAATGTTGTCCTACATGTtgatcctttttctttcttcagaCTCTCACTTCTCAAACAAGGAAACATGGTGCATCTCTCAAGCTTGGAAAACCAATTGCCCCAACAgtcatttcttccttctcaaacGGCATCAAAGATCTCTGTTACGGAAAATGACCTACGAAAATTATTTCCTCAATCCTTTGAAAGCCCGCAAACAAAAGATGCCATTCAATACACCCTTATTTATTGCAATACTCCTGCTCTTAAGGAAGAGCCTCAGAGCTGTGCAAAATCCCTTGAGGAAATGATTGAATTTTCAAAAACTGCCATAGGTGACAAGAATATGGTGGCATTGGCATCGAAAAACACAGAGGGTTCTAGAAAAGAATTGATGGTTGGACGCGTGGAAAAGCTTAAATATGGAAAAACTGTGGCATGTCATCAATTATTTCTTCCTTTTGCAACATATTTCTGCCATTTGCTGTCCAATATTGAAGTCTATGCAGTAGATGTTGTTGAACCTAGGACCAAAGTTCCAGTTAATACAGTCACGGTGGTATGTCATATGGATACTTCAGGCTGGTCCCCTGATCATGTGGCCTTGAAGATATTGAAAACTTCTCCTGGCCAAAGTGAAGCATGCCATTGGATGTCTCAAAGTGatctcattttcatttctcaaggaaaGAACTAA
- the LOC113766752 gene encoding uncharacterized protein LOC113766752, with amino-acid sequence MPRSSRTGELIFDPEVEKTARRTRKETRQLREEHSSAASQRPEPEVDPTDSSSDTSSDSDPEEVTMANARTLRELVAPDLNQQPLCITFPSLNDNTPFELKSGLIHLLPSFHGLPGGEPYKHLQEFDVVCNSMTSPGITEEQIKMKAFPFSLKDLAKDWLYYLPPSSTTTWDQLKKKFLDKYFPASRVASLRKEICGIKQHPGESLYDYWERFKKLCIKCPQHQISEQLLIQYFYKGLFFGDRSITDDASGKALVNKTPRAAWKLIVGMAENSQQFGTREDVSIRKVNEVETSSIQQQLTELTSFVGQLAVGNASQAKVCGICTGMGHSIEMCPMIQEESAEQVNMPSHAPAPRKAYDPYSNTYNPGWRDHPNLSYGGNRQSNFVPNRQQGYQQQYQPRPPPPPSSSPSMEEMMKQLLAN; translated from the coding sequence ATGCCtcgttcttctcgtacaggtgaattaATTTTTGACCCCGAGGTAGAGAAGACTGCGCGTAGAACGAGAAAAGAGACCAGACAACTCCGAGAGGAGCATTCTAGTGCTGCGTCTCAGAGACCTGAGCCGGAAGTTGACCCGACAGATTCATCTAGCGATACTTCGAGTGACTCGGATCCCGAAGAAGTCACTATGGCCAATGCACGGACATTGAGGGAGTTGGTTGCTCCTGATTTGAATCAGCAGCCTTTGTGCATTACTTTCCCGAGTTTAAATGATAATACtccatttgagttaaaatctggtctaattcatctCTTGCCATCTTTCCATGGCTTACCAGGTGGGGAGCCTTATAAGCATTTGCAGGAGTTTGATGTCGTGTGCAACAGTATGACGTCCCCAGGAATCACAGAAGAGCAGATTAAAATGAAGGCATTCCCCTTCTCCTTGAAAGATTTGgcaaaagattggttgtactACCTACCCCCAAGTAGTACCACCACGTGGGACCAACTAAAGAAAAAATTCTTAGACAAGTATTTTCCCGCGTCTCGAGTTGCAAGTCTAAGAAAGGAGATCTGTGGTATCAAGCAGCACCCAGGGGAGTCGCTCTATGATTACTGGGAGCGATTTAAGAAGTTGTGCATCAAGTGCCCTCAGcaccaaataagtgagcaattgctcatacaatatTTTTACAAGGGGCTATTTTTCGGAGATAGGAGCATCACAGACGATGCAAGTGGAAAGGCACTGGTGAACAAGACCCCTCGAGCGGCGTGGAAACTAATTGTGGGAATGGCCGAAAACTCGCAACAGTTTGGCACGAGGGAGGATGTCTCGATTCGCAAAGTGAATGAAGTAGAGACATCCTCTATCCAGCAGCAGCTGACTGAGTTGACTTCTTTTGTTGGGCAGCTGGCTGTAGGAAATGCATCTCAGGCTAAGGTGTGCGGGATTTGCACTGGTATGGGTCACTCCATAGAGATGTGTCCAATGATTCAAGAGGAAAGTGCAGAGCAAGTGAACATGCCTAGtcacgcgcccgcgccaagaaaAGCCTATGACCCGTACTCAAATACGTATAATCCGGGCTGGAGGGACCATCCCAACCTCAGCTATGGAGGGAACAggcagtctaactttgtgccaAATAGACAACAAGGGTACCAGCAGCAGTACCAACCCCGACCACCTCCGCCACCGAGTTCAAGTCCGTCCatggaagagatgatgaagcaattaCTTGCTAATTAA